In Oryza sativa Japonica Group chromosome 11, ASM3414082v1, the following are encoded in one genomic region:
- the LOC107279459 gene encoding ankyrin repeat-containing protein At5g02620-like, whose amino-acid sequence MEFTHAGCKKKIPDHLFMCSELYIAAYDGQTDEVVRLLGESSGVAVESPTIRATPAAQAAANQHAACNIHEVTAERSTLLHVAAAQGHCDLIAELCRRDSNLLSAANSTGDTPLHCVARAGHTGAILAIARFARDSVEEDRLREILRGKNSAGDTALHLAARHGHGEAASELVAIAPAMASELNGSGMSPLYLAVMSRSVAAVRAVLSCGDASAAGPDSQNALHAAVLQNPEMVSLLLQWREELATQLDSSQSTPLHYASSDGDCSVIQEILKHTPPSATQLQDSDGLSALHVAALMGHTTAVRLLLKFSPASADIRDNHGRTFLHVAAMRGHVSVISYAIKNRMLMHILNEQDNEGNTPLHLAVIAGEYKVISKLLYSGKVQNHIMNYAGHTPYDLAEKSTGFYTMVRIILKLYVSGAQFRPQRQDHIVKWNGQDIIKWQATTSKYLAIVSTLVATIAFSATFNMPGSYGSDGKANLNGDRLYHAFVVLDTVAVTTSVVATILLLYGRIAQSHRSWPSFIIAMHSLWLSLICMLLAFFISIIAVMDKNNSIRIAPTRVMYHGLYILMMMLTKATMPGSVKGILMFLIGGRLEQERRAKRRIRRQYPLIVVYIFNIIVFAVVTIMALTAIDVIGNLRY is encoded by the exons ATGGAGTTCACACATGCTGGTTGTAAGAAGAAGATTCCTGACCACCTATTCATGTGCTCTGAACTTTACATCGCAGCATATGACGGGCAAACAGATGAGGTCGTCAGGCTCTTAGGAGAAAGCAGTGGCGTTGCCGTCGAGTCACCGACTATCCGGGCAACTCCGGCCGCGCAAGCAGCTG CCAATCAACATGCAGCCTGCAACATTCATGAGGTGACTGCAGAGCGGAGCACGCTCCTCCACGTCGCCGCGGCACAAGGGCACTGCGATCTGATCGCCGAGCTGTGCCGCCGGGACAGCAACCTCCTCTCCGCGGCGAACTCGACGGGGGACACGCCGCTGCACTGCGTGGCGAGGGCGGGGCACACCGGAGCGATCCTGGCGATCGCACGGTTCGCTCGGGACAGCGTGGAGGAGGACAGGCTGAGGGAGATCCTGCGTGGCAAGAACTCGGCGGGGGACACGGCGCTGCACCTCGCCGCGAGGCACGGCCATGGCGAAGCGGCTTCGGAGCTGGTCGCGATAGCCCCCGCCATGGCTTCGGAGCTGAATGGCTCTGGGATGTCGCCGCTCTACCTGGCGGTGATGAGCAGGTCAGTGGCTGCTGTTAGAGCGGTGCTGTCATGTGGGGATGCATCGGCAGCAGGCCCTGACTCACAGAACGCGTTGCACGCCGCCGTGCTGCAAAATCCAG AAATGGTTTCTTTGCTATTGCAATGGCGAGAAGAGCTTGCAACCCAACTTGACAGCAGCCAGAGCACCCCACTCCATTATGCCTCATCTGACGGAGATTGTTCTGTCATCCAAGAAATCCTCAAACACACTCCACCCAGTGCTACACAGTTACAGGATAGTGACGGCCTCTCCGCCTTGCATGTGGCAGCGTTGATGGGTCATACAACTGCAGTACGCTTGTTGCTGAAGTTCTCCCCAGCTTCCGCAGACATTCGTGACAACCATGGAAGAACCTTTTTGCATGTTGCAGCTATGCGAGGCCATGTTTCGGTTATCTCATATGCTATAAAAAACAGGATGCTTATGCATATTTTGAATGAACAAGACAACGAGGGGAATACACCACTTCACTTAGCTGTTATTGCAGGGGAATATAAAGTTATATCTAAGCTGTTATATAGTGGAAAGGTACAGAACCACATCATGAACTATGCAGGGCACACTCCATATGACCTGGCAGAAAAGTCCACAGGTTTCTACACAATG GTAAGGATAATTTTGAAACTATATGTATCTGGAGCGCAATTCCGACCACAAAGGCAAGACCATATAGTGAAATGGAACGGTCAGGACATCATAAAATGGCAAGCGACTACATCAAAGTATCTTGCAATTGTTTCTACTCTTGTGGCGACAATCGCCTTCTCGGCTACATTCAACATGCCTGGATCATATGGATCAGATGGAAAGGCAAATCTGAATGGTGACCGTTTGTACCACGCCTTCGTGGTGCTAGACACTGTTGCAGTCACCACTTCTGTAGTTGCAACAATACTTTTGTTGTATGGAAGGATTGCACAGTCGCATCGCTCATGGCCAAGCTTTATAATCGCAATGCACTCACTTTGGCTCTCACTGATTTGTATGTTGCTAGCCTTCTTCATAAGTATAATTGCAGTGATGGACAAGAATAATTCTATAAGGATTGCACCAACACGTGTTATGTATCACGGATTGTACATCTTGATGATGATGCTAACAAAGGCTACAATGCCTGGATCAGTTAAAGGCATTCTAATGTTTCTGATAGGGGGACGCTTGGAACAAGAACGCCGCGCGAAGAGACGCATCAGGCGGCAATATCCGCTAATCGTTGTTTACATATTCAACATAATTGTCTTTGCTGTGGTGACTATTATGGCACTCACTGCCATTGATGTCATTGGAAACCTTCGGTATTAA